In Cellulomonas sp. JZ18, the DNA window ACCGCATGCTGCAGCTCACGGGCGTCGTCGAGGCGCGCGCCATGCGCGCGCAGTACCTCGACCGGATGGACATCGAGCGCGAGCGCGGCATCACGATCAAGTCGCAGGCCGTGCGCATGCCGTGGGAGGTCGACGGCACGCCGTACGCGCTCAACATGATCGACACCCCGGGGCACGTGGACTTCACGTACGAGGTCTCGCGCTCCCTCGCCGCCTGCGAGGGCGCGGTGCTGCTGGTCGACGCGGCGCAGGGCATCGAGGCGCAGACGCTCGCGAACCTCTACCTGGCGCTCGAGAACGACCTGCAGATCATCCCGGTGCTGAACAAGATCGACCTCCCCGCCGCCCAGCCGGAGAAGTACGCCGAGGAGCTCGCGGGGCTCGTGGGCGGCGAGCCCGAGGACGTCCTGCGCGTCTCGGGCAAGACGGGCGAGGGCGTCGAGGCGCTGCTCGACCGGATCGTGCGCACCGTGCCCGCGCCCGTGGGTGTCGCGGACGCGCCCGCCCGCGCCATGATCTTCGACTCCGTGTACGACACCTACCGCGGCGTCGTGACCTACGTCCGCGTGGTCGACGGCCGGCTGGACCCGCGCGAGCGCATCGCGATGATGTCGACGCGCGCCACCCACGAGCTGCTCGAGATCGGCGTCATCTCGCCCGAGCCGGTCCCGACGAAGGGGCTCGGCGTCGGCGAGGTGGGCTACCTCATCACGGGCGTGAAGGACGTGCGCCAGTCGAAGGTCGGCGACACCGTCACCAACCAGGCGAAGCCGGCGACCGAGGCGCTCGGCGGCTACTCCGACCCCAAGCCCATGGTCTTCTCGGGCCTCTACCCGATCGACGGCTCGGACTACCCGGCGCTGCGCGACGCGCTCGACAAGCTGAAGCTCAACGACGCGGCGCTCAACTACGAGCCCGAGACGTCGGTCGCGCTGGGCTTCGGGTTCCGCGTCGGGTTCCTCGGCCTGCTGCACCTGGAGATCATCCGGGAGCGCCTCGAGCGCGAGTTCGACCTCGACCTCATCTCGACCGCACCGAACGTCGTGTACGAGGTCGTGCTGGAGGACCGCACGCGCGTCGAGGTCACGAACCCCAGCGAGTTCCCGGGCGGCAAGATCCGCGAGGTGCACGAGCCGGTCGTCAAGGCCACGATCCTCGCCCCGAGCGAGTTCATCGGCGCGATCATGGAGCTCTGCCAGTCCAAGCGCGGCGACCTCAAGGGCATGGACTACCTGTCCGAGGACCGCGTCGAGATGCGCTACGTCCTGCCGCTCGCCGAGATCGTCTTCGACTTCTTCGACCAGCTGAAGTCGCGCACGCGCGGGTACGCCAGCCTCGACTACGAGCCCCTGGGCGACCAGGTCGCCGACCTCGTCAAGGTCGACATCCTGCTGCAGGGCGAGCAGGTCGACGCGTTCAGCGCGATCGTCCACAAGGACAAGGCGTACGCGTACGGCGTCATGATGACGGCGAAGCTCAAGGAGCTCATCCCGCGCCAGCAGTTCGAGGTGCCGATCCAGGCCGCCATCGGCTCGCGGATCATCGCCCGCGAGACCATCCGCGCGATCCGCAAGGACGTCCTCGCCAAGTGCTACGGCGGCGACATCACCCGCAAGCGCAAGCTGCTGGAGAAGCAGAAGGAGGGCAAGAAGCGCATGAAGACGATCGGCCGGGTCGACGTGCCGCAGGAGGCCTTCATCGCCGCGCTCTCCTCGGACGGTGCGGGCTCCGGTGGCGGCAAGGACGCGAAGGACGCGAAGAAGAAGTGACGGTGCGGGCATGAGCCCGGCCCTGCCCGAGGGCGACGTCCCGCCGCCCGACGGTGCGCTGCCGGCGTCGGTCGTGGCGCGCTCGGCGGGCCGCGCGTTCGGCGTCTACCTGCACGTGCCGTTCTGCGCCGTGCGGTGCGGCTACTGCGACTTCAACACCTACACGGCGACGGAGCTCGGCGGTGGCGCGAGCCTGGCCGCCTACGCGTCGACGGCGCTCGAGGAGATCGCTCTCGCCGACCGCGTGCTGCGGGGGGCCGGTCTCCCGGCCCGGCAGGTGTCGACCGTGTTCGTGGGTGGGGGCACGCCCACGCTGCTGCCGGTCGACGACCTCGTGCGGATGCTCGACGGCGTGCGAGCGACGTGGGGCCTGGCACCGGGAGCCGAGGTGACGACGGAGGCGAACCCGGACTCGGTGACGCCCGACGGCCTGCGCCGGCTCGCCGCGGCGGGGTTCACCCGGGTGTCCTTCGGCATGCAGTCGGCGGTGCCCCACGTCCTCGCGACCCTCGACCGCACGCACGACCCGCGGCGCGTCCCCGACGTGGTGCGCTGGGCCAGGGACGCGGGCCTGCGCGTGTCGCTCGACCTGATCTACGGGACGCCGGGCGAGACCCTGGACGACTGGCGCCGCAGCCTCGAGGTCGCGCTCGCCACCGGGGTCGACCACGTCAGCGCGTACGCGCTGGTCGTGGAGCCGGGCACCCGCATGGCGGTCCAGGTCCGCCGGGGCGAGCTGACCCTCCCCGACGAGGACGACCAGGCGGCGAAGTACGAGCTCGCGGACGAGCTGCTCACGGCCGCCGGCCTGCGCTGGTACGAGGTGAGCAACTGGGCGCGCAC includes these proteins:
- the hemW gene encoding radical SAM family heme chaperone HemW; this encodes MSPALPEGDVPPPDGALPASVVARSAGRAFGVYLHVPFCAVRCGYCDFNTYTATELGGGASLAAYASTALEEIALADRVLRGAGLPARQVSTVFVGGGTPTLLPVDDLVRMLDGVRATWGLAPGAEVTTEANPDSVTPDGLRRLAAAGFTRVSFGMQSAVPHVLATLDRTHDPRRVPDVVRWARDAGLRVSLDLIYGTPGETLDDWRRSLEVALATGVDHVSAYALVVEPGTRMAVQVRRGELTLPDEDDQAAKYELADELLTAAGLRWYEVSNWARTPADASAHNLGYWRGDDWWGVGPGAHSHVGGVRWWNVKHPRAYADRLASGRSPAAGREVVDAGTAALEHVMLGVRIAEGLPIGELAPPARAAVAGLVADGLVDPRAALGIDGTRRVVLTRRGRLLADAVVRTLAA
- the lepA gene encoding translation elongation factor 4, encoding MSPIPSAAAAARIAPAATTPELLRNFCIIAHIDHGKSTLADRMLQLTGVVEARAMRAQYLDRMDIERERGITIKSQAVRMPWEVDGTPYALNMIDTPGHVDFTYEVSRSLAACEGAVLLVDAAQGIEAQTLANLYLALENDLQIIPVLNKIDLPAAQPEKYAEELAGLVGGEPEDVLRVSGKTGEGVEALLDRIVRTVPAPVGVADAPARAMIFDSVYDTYRGVVTYVRVVDGRLDPRERIAMMSTRATHELLEIGVISPEPVPTKGLGVGEVGYLITGVKDVRQSKVGDTVTNQAKPATEALGGYSDPKPMVFSGLYPIDGSDYPALRDALDKLKLNDAALNYEPETSVALGFGFRVGFLGLLHLEIIRERLEREFDLDLISTAPNVVYEVVLEDRTRVEVTNPSEFPGGKIREVHEPVVKATILAPSEFIGAIMELCQSKRGDLKGMDYLSEDRVEMRYVLPLAEIVFDFFDQLKSRTRGYASLDYEPLGDQVADLVKVDILLQGEQVDAFSAIVHKDKAYAYGVMMTAKLKELIPRQQFEVPIQAAIGSRIIARETIRAIRKDVLAKCYGGDITRKRKLLEKQKEGKKRMKTIGRVDVPQEAFIAALSSDGAGSGGGKDAKDAKKK